Proteins from a genomic interval of Symmachiella macrocystis:
- a CDS encoding co-chaperone GroES, producing the protein MDNFVEPLGMTILIRKDENRQVTKGGIVLPDQAEIPTITGRIVEVSAQIERDDDFPVRKYDKVLFNPKHAIPVDLESDNVLFVVPIEDVVAVFRRAPDRAPTASSTDEDASDRLDGDDFEE; encoded by the coding sequence ATGGATAACTTTGTAGAACCTTTGGGAATGACGATTTTGATCCGTAAGGACGAAAACCGTCAGGTCACCAAAGGGGGAATTGTCCTACCGGATCAAGCGGAGATTCCCACAATCACCGGCCGAATTGTCGAAGTCAGCGCACAGATTGAACGCGATGACGACTTCCCGGTACGCAAATATGATAAAGTGCTCTTCAATCCCAAGCATGCCATTCCAGTCGATCTGGAATCGGACAACGTGCTGTTTGTTGTGCCGATTGAAGACGTGGTGGCTGTTTTTCGCCGAGCACCGGATCGGGCGCCGACGGCAAGTTCCACCGATGAAGACGCTAGCGACCGCCTGGACGGCGACGATTTTGAAGAGTAA
- a CDS encoding division/cell wall cluster transcriptional repressor MraZ: MATAQLITGEFRRSLDDRFRLSLPAEMATAVTDESGETILTKEQYGCISLWRAEEWQKRIDDGLGLIQQKIQAGKMEQRWEQVQRFGRLLSTRSRTVKLANRARLVIPEGFREFLDVPAGSDVMLVGASICVEIWNPQAWLDYLRGEMPEFGPLFKDLAD, from the coding sequence TTGGCGACCGCACAACTCATCACCGGCGAATTCCGGCGGTCCTTAGACGACCGTTTCCGGCTCAGTTTGCCGGCCGAGATGGCGACAGCAGTCACCGATGAATCGGGTGAAACGATTCTGACGAAGGAACAATACGGCTGCATTAGCTTGTGGCGGGCGGAGGAGTGGCAAAAGCGGATTGATGACGGCCTGGGATTGATACAGCAGAAGATACAAGCGGGCAAGATGGAGCAACGCTGGGAACAAGTCCAACGTTTTGGGCGATTGCTCTCCACCCGGTCGCGAACCGTCAAATTGGCGAATCGAGCGCGGTTGGTGATTCCGGAAGGCTTTCGCGAGTTTCTGGATGTGCCGGCCGGCAGTGATGTCATGCTTGTCGGAGCATCGATCTGCGTTGAAATCTGGAATCCACAGGCTTGGCTCGACTACTTGCGTGGTGAGATGCCGGAGTTCGGACCGCTGTTTAAAGATTTAGCGGACTGA
- a CDS encoding MFS transporter gives MPNAAGEPTPATPSATAEDRHIDWLPAGSWILYDLANTIYAAAITYVLMPYFSDTYKYYTPIGVTQTLTMIASGFAVPMMASICDRTGQTRLYLTVFTIICIGSMFGWALWTTEFALLAFLAIGGFAYQNSLVFYNALLPSVAPRSRTGLISGLGVGLGYSGTIVTILIALLLTKYFNLGFKATCGVCAALFLLTAVPCLLFVKEKRHIDRLPLSWAVVRERGADLWGTIRAMPQHRTVMFFFLGNFFLVDVLNTAILYFAAFTQVIFKAQAEAGDLFLFGQKFDQSSTFAMIMGLALCSLALVFGSFSGWLSDRIHPLQVLRGSGWCLLVGLVGAILTGGKSPALYLLTLGGAGAFGLAGIWTSGRKVLLLVAPQKDIAQYFGLYGITLKLSVIGSTTFALVSDTIFKSEKAKLGFEVAQTEAQKIAVDLAQAHSQKVAIACQLIQLLLGLGLLYVINWRDIPDRDLDDVIAAEVPTA, from the coding sequence GTGCCCAACGCCGCCGGAGAACCGACCCCCGCTACACCGTCCGCGACTGCGGAGGATCGCCACATTGACTGGCTGCCGGCGGGGAGTTGGATCCTCTACGATCTAGCGAACACGATTTACGCCGCTGCGATCACGTACGTGCTGATGCCGTATTTCAGCGACACTTACAAGTATTATACCCCCATTGGCGTCACGCAAACGCTCACGATGATCGCCTCGGGATTTGCGGTCCCGATGATGGCTTCGATCTGCGATCGCACGGGGCAAACGCGGTTGTATTTGACGGTCTTCACAATCATATGCATCGGCTCGATGTTCGGTTGGGCCCTCTGGACGACCGAGTTTGCGCTGTTGGCTTTTTTAGCGATCGGCGGCTTCGCTTATCAAAACTCGCTCGTGTTTTATAACGCGCTGTTGCCTTCCGTAGCGCCGCGCTCACGGACGGGTTTAATATCAGGCCTGGGGGTCGGCCTAGGATACTCCGGCACGATCGTGACGATTCTGATCGCGCTGCTGCTCACCAAGTATTTCAATTTGGGCTTCAAGGCGACGTGCGGCGTATGTGCGGCGCTGTTTCTGCTAACGGCTGTTCCCTGTTTGTTGTTCGTCAAAGAAAAACGGCACATTGACCGTCTGCCGCTCTCCTGGGCGGTCGTGCGTGAGCGAGGCGCCGATTTGTGGGGCACGATTCGCGCGATGCCGCAGCATCGGACGGTGATGTTTTTCTTTCTGGGGAATTTCTTTTTGGTCGACGTGCTCAACACGGCCATTCTGTATTTCGCCGCCTTCACGCAAGTCATTTTTAAGGCCCAAGCTGAGGCCGGAGATTTGTTTCTCTTCGGCCAGAAGTTTGATCAATCCAGCACGTTCGCCATGATCATGGGCCTGGCGCTCTGCTCGTTGGCACTGGTGTTTGGCAGTTTCAGTGGTTGGTTGTCGGACCGGATTCACCCGTTGCAAGTCTTGCGCGGCTCAGGCTGGTGCCTGCTGGTCGGCTTGGTCGGCGCCATTCTCACCGGCGGCAAATCACCGGCGTTGTATCTACTAACGTTGGGGGGCGCGGGAGCATTTGGCTTGGCCGGAATTTGGACCTCAGGCCGCAAGGTACTGTTGCTGGTCGCGCCGCAAAAGGACATCGCGCAATACTTCGGCTTGTACGGAATCACGCTGAAGTTGTCGGTCATCGGCAGCACGACTTTTGCCTTGGTTTCCGACACGATCTTCAAATCGGAAAAGGCCAAACTCGGTTTCGAGGTCGCTCAAACGGAGGCCCAAAAAATCGCGGTCGACCTAGCACAGGCGCACAGCCAGAAAGTCGCCATCGCCTGCCAGCTCATCCAACTGCTGTTAGGGCTGGGCCTGCTCTATGTCATCAACTGGCGCGATATCCCGGATCGGGATTTAGACGATGTTATCGCCGCTGAAGTTCCCACGGCCTGA
- a CDS encoding glycosyltransferase family 2 protein codes for MLSIVIPVLNESESLPQLHAEIGNVAAQENLDVELVFVDDGSTDDSWHVIEKIAEQDPRVRAIRFRRNFGKAAALSAGLEMADGEFIMSMDADLQDDPAEIPRFLEKLAEGNDVVNGWKQRRLDPWHKVYPSKVFNYMVSKLTGLSLHDHNCGVKCFRSQVAQEIELYGELHRFVPVLAHAQGFRVAELPVNHRSREFGHSKYGVRRFLRGFLDLLTVKFLTGFGQRPQHMLGATGLLFFGIGGLGIGYLTLVWILTNVFAFGFGPIGGRPLLAYSIAFVLLGGQLMSLGFLAELVVANSPRSTRRYSVRERIVGDKQA; via the coding sequence ATGCTATCGATTGTGATCCCCGTATTGAACGAATCGGAAAGCCTGCCGCAGTTGCACGCGGAGATCGGCAACGTCGCGGCACAAGAGAATCTGGATGTCGAACTGGTGTTTGTCGACGACGGTTCGACCGACGATTCCTGGCATGTCATCGAGAAAATTGCCGAACAGGACCCCCGCGTGCGGGCGATTCGTTTCCGCCGCAACTTCGGCAAAGCAGCAGCCCTCTCGGCCGGATTGGAAATGGCGGACGGGGAATTCATCATGTCGATGGATGCCGACCTGCAGGATGACCCGGCGGAGATTCCACGCTTCCTAGAGAAACTCGCTGAAGGGAATGACGTCGTCAATGGTTGGAAGCAGCGGCGGCTGGATCCTTGGCACAAGGTATATCCTAGCAAGGTCTTCAATTACATGGTCAGCAAACTGACCGGGCTGAGTCTGCATGATCACAATTGCGGCGTGAAATGTTTTCGCAGCCAAGTCGCCCAGGAGATCGAACTGTACGGCGAGTTGCATCGCTTCGTACCGGTGCTGGCGCATGCGCAAGGTTTTCGCGTGGCAGAGCTGCCGGTGAATCATCGTTCGCGGGAATTCGGACATTCCAAATATGGGGTCCGGCGTTTTCTGCGAGGGTTTTTGGATCTATTGACGGTCAAATTCCTGACTGGTTTTGGCCAACGACCGCAGCACATGCTGGGGGCGACCGGATTGTTGTTCTTTGGGATCGGCGGTCTGGGAATCGGGTACCTGACTTTGGTGTGGATCTTGACCAACGTGTTTGCGTTCGGATTCGGCCCGATCGGCGGCCGGCCGTTGTTGGCCTATTCGATCGCATTTGTGCTGCTGGGCGGCCAGTTGATGTCGCTGGGATTTTTGGCCGAATTGGTGGTAGCAAATAGCCCCCGATCGACACGACGGTATAGCGTAAGAGAGCGGATTGTGGGCGACAAGCAGGCGTAA